Proteins from a genomic interval of Papaver somniferum cultivar HN1 chromosome 4, ASM357369v1, whole genome shotgun sequence:
- the LOC113272733 gene encoding uncharacterized protein LOC113272733: MEGSSNSNFFHSNIKIRKTTNAICELEEENGNLVSDQARISDMLVNFFEQRFKSQDVVVNDSILDVIPKIIIESDQFMLEVIPEAEEIKAAVFGMDGDSEPGPDSFSGMFYKFFSSMVFPRIGQWLEVLLSSAKISVMVNGGLNSFFSMQRGLKQRDLLSPILFVLMEEVLSKNLTRLVETNKIQPMVTRNGIAPTHFLFADDIFLFSNGSKKSILNLLQLLDDYQLCSGQSINKVKSKCFIDGCSNVRKAQIANILQMELTSFPDKYLGVIIHPGRVKTATLWPMVEKMQEYLAVWKGMILTKHVLSSIPIYNMDEDWGLEDFSDINKALLMKMMWRLISSKEDWSLFFAAKFKDKNGKWTEKWKLSSVWPGLKWAWKSLKCDARWLIGNGEYTSVWFDLWNGEFPIIDRTGFTEYVKSNL; this comes from the exons ATGGAAGGATCTTCAAATTCTAATTTCTTTCATTCAAATATTAAGATTAGGAAAACAACAAATGCCATTTGTGAACTGGAGGAAGAAAATGGGAATTTGGTATCTGATCAAGCAAGAATCAGTGACATGTTAGTGAATTTTTTTGAACAAAGATTTAAATCTCAAGATGTGGTTGTTAATGACTCTATTCTTGATGTCATACctaaaattattattgaatcagaTCAATTTATGCTTGAAGTGATCCCTGAAGCAGAGGAGATTAAAGCTGCAGTTTTTGGAATGGATGGAGATAGTGAACCAGGGCCTGATAGTTTCTCAGGTATGTTTTACAAG TTCTTCTCAAGTATGGTTTTTCCAAGGATTGGTCAGTGGTTAGAAGTTCTCTTATCATCTGCCAAAATATCTGTCATGGTCAATGGTGGGCTAAATAGTTTCTTCTCAATGCAAAGGGGACTCAAACAAAGGGATCTTTTATCTCCAATTTTGTTTGTTTTAATGGAGGAAGTACTAAGCAAAAATCTGACAAGGTTGGTGGAAACAAACAAGATTCAACCAATGGTAACAAGAAATGGTATTGCTCCTACCCATTTtctttttgctgatgacatttTCCTTTTTAGTAATGGTTCAAAGAAAAGTATTCTCAATCTTTTACAATTACTTGATGATTACCAACTTTGTTCTGGTCAAAGCATTAATAAAGTAAAAAGCAAGTGTTTTATTGATGGTTGTTCTAATGTCAGAAAAGCTCAGATTGCAAACATTTTACAAATGGAGTTAACTTCattcccagataaatatttgggagtCATTATCCATCCAGGGAGAGTTAAAACTGCTACATTATGGCCAATGGTTGAAAAGATGCAAGAATATTTGGCAGTCTGGAAAGGGATGATTTTGACTAAACATGTTCTTAGTAGCATTCCCATATACAATATGGAT GAGGATTGGGGATTagaagatttttcagatattaATAAAGCATTattaatgaaaatgatgtggagaCTCATTAGTTCTAAAGAAGATTGGTCATTATTTTTTGCAGCCAAGTTTAAAGACAAAAATGGAAAATGGACTGAGAAATGGAAGCTTTCTTCTGTGTGGCCTGGATTAAAATGGGCTTGGAAATCTCTTAAATGTGATGCTAGATGGCTTATAGGAAATGGAGAGTATACTTCTGTTTGGTTTGATCTCTGGAATGGTGAATTCCCTATAATTGACAGAACTGGTTTTACTGAATATGTTAAATCCAATTTGTAG